In Sciurus carolinensis unplaced genomic scaffold, mSciCar1.2, whole genome shotgun sequence, one DNA window encodes the following:
- the LOC124975757 gene encoding olfactory receptor 7G2-like — translation MATRNHTAVLEFLLLGLTEDPALQPLIFSLFLSMYLVTLLGNLLIILAVSSDPHLHTPMYFFLSNLSFTDICFSTTTIPKILANIQAQDQSITYTGCLSQVCSVLIFGGLENGLRAAMAYDRYVAICHPLRYTVIMNPIFCILLVLLSLLISVVHTLLHTLMVLRLSFCTDLEIPQFFCELAQVFKLACSDTLVNNILVYLVIGLLAVAAISGIIFSYSHIMTSVLRMPSSEGKHKAFSTCGSQLSVVSLIYGTGFGVYISSAVTDSTRNSAVASVMYTVVPQMLNPLSTA, via the coding sequence ATGGCAACTAGAAACCACACAGCTGTTTTGGAATTCCTCCTTTTGGGACTGACAGAGGACCCAGCACTGCAGCCTCTCATCTTCAGCCTGTTcttgtccatgtacctggtcacactgcttgggaacctgctcatcatcttGGCTGTCAGCTCTGATCCCCACCTCCatacccccatgtacttcttcctctccaacctgtccttcactGACATCTGTTTTAGCACAACCACCATCCCCAAGATCCTGGCCAACATCCAAGCACAGGATCAGAGCATCACCTAcacaggctgcctctcccaggtctGTTCTGTCTTGATTTTTGGTGGTTTAGAAAATGGTCTCCGTGCAgcgatggcctatgaccgctatgtggccatttgtcacccccTGAGGTACACGGTCATCATGAACCCCATCTTCTGCATCCTCCTGGTTCTACTCTCCCTGCTCATTAGTGTTGTGCAcaccctcctccacactctgatGGTGCTGcggctgtccttctgcacagacctggagatcccccaattcttctgtgaacttgctcaggTCTTCAAGCTGGCCTGTTCTGACACCCTTGTCAACAACATCCTGGTATATTTGGTGATTGGTCTGCTTGCTGTTGCTGCCATCTCtgggatcattttctcttattctcacATAATGAcctctgtcttgagaatgccctcatcagaagggaagcataaagccttttccacctgtgggtctcaacTGTCTGTTGTCTCCTTGATCTACGGGACAGGATTTGGGGTGTACATTAGCTCTGCAGTGACTGACTCCACCAGGAATTctgcagtggcttcagtgatgtacactgtggtcccaCAAATGCTCAaccctttatctacagcctga